CCACGTCGCCGGATCGGGCGACCCCCGAAACTGACAGACGCCGAACTGCTGTGCCTCGCGGTCGCCCAGGTCCTGCTGGGCTTTCCCTCGGCCCGGCACTGGATCCGCTTCGCCCACGCCCGGCTGGGGCACCTCTTTCGCTACCTGCCTCAGCAGTCCGCCTACAACAAGCGGCTCAACGCCGCCGGACCGCTGATCAGCGACGTGATCGAGGCCCTGGCCCGGCAGGTCCCGACCTGGACCGACGACCTGCGGCTGATCGACTCCACACCGCTGCCCTGCGCGGCCTCCCGCGAGACCGTCAAACGCTCCGAACTGGCCGGGCACGCCGGCTACGGCTACTGCCGCAGCCACTCCCGCTTCTTCTGGGGATTCCGGCTCTACCTGCTGACCACCGCCGAAGGCATGCCGGTGTCGTGGTGCCTGGCGAACCCCAAGCTCGGCGAACGGGAGGTGATGACCGCACTGCTGGCACGCGACCACCGCCTTGTCCGCTCCGGTCAGGTGATCCTCGCGGACAAGGGCTTCGCCGGGCGGGAGTTCGAGGCGTTCCTGACCGAGCGACTGGGCGTCCATCTGGTGCGGCCGGACCGGAAGGGCGAGCCCGTCCGGCACGGCCGTCTCGCCCGTGTCCGTCAGTGGATCGAGGCCGTGTTCGACACGCTCAAAGGCCAGCTCAGCCTGGAACATCACGGCGGCAGAACCCTGCCCGGAGTGTTCGCCCGCACCGGCCAACGACTCCTCGCCCTCGCAGCAGGTGTCTGGCACAACTGGACCACCGGCGCCAAGATCAAACGATCCCTGATCGCCTTCGACCACTGAGAACATCGGACTCATTCATCTAGGGCTGCCGCCCGTCTGTGGCTGCGGTCCCGGCGGTCGCTGCGGGGATGTTGAGCAGGGATGCGTGCAGGCGATACTGCGGCACGTCTGGCACGTCTGGCACGTCTGGCACGTCTGGCACGGCGGGCACGTCGCGCGCCTCGGGGTGTTCGCCCGTTGGCGGATCTGCTGGCGCGGGCGCCGCGCATACCGCCGGAGTGGGCAATACGCCCTCCAGGGCCTGGATCGTCGCGCTCAGGCGCGCGGCCGCTCCGTGGCCGGTGGATTCCCGCCACGCCGAAGCGCCGGCCCACTCCTGGTAGAGGAGTACCCGTGCACCGTCCTGGCTCAGGTGCACATGGACACCGAGCAGCCCCGGCACCGGTTCGCGGTCCAGCGTCCCGACGACGGTGTCGGCGAGGGCGTGTTGGGCATCCGGGCCGGTCGTGGCGAAGGCGGGGGTGACCAGGAAGGCGGGGCGCGGGCCGGGCCCTTCCGGGACATGGCTGCGGTGGCGGCGGTAGCGGATCAGGCCGGGCCGCCGGATGCCGGTGATCGCCGCGTCGATCCGGCCGACGGCCGCGGGCCGCACGGTGCGCGCCCATTCCCGGTGGGCGCCGTCATCCGTCCATTGCGCGTAGTTGAGGACGTGGCTGCCGTCGGTGCTCAGGAAGGTGGTGAGCGCGAGCATGGCGTCCGGACGCTTCCGGTGCTCCCACTCGGCGAGCACGGAGTCGGCCGCGGTGCGCTGGAGTGCGGCGGCTGGCACGAGCCAGGGGCTGACGAGGACGGTCGCCGCGTCGCCCCGGCGGGCGTCGGGGAAGTCGGTGGTGCGGGGCATCGGGGCTCCGTTCCGTGTGGGGAGGGCGGTGTGTGCGGGAGCCTGCCTCGTCAAGTGCGGTTGAGGTCAAGGGGAGTGGGTGAGCCGGGGGGGCGGGTGTCA
This Streptomyces decoyicus DNA region includes the following protein-coding sequences:
- a CDS encoding IS982 family transposase, which encodes MTTNLDALLAALYVFIDDHVAPRRRIGRPPKLTDAELLCLAVAQVLLGFPSARHWIRFAHARLGHLFRYLPQQSAYNKRLNAAGPLISDVIEALARQVPTWTDDLRLIDSTPLPCAASRETVKRSELAGHAGYGYCRSHSRFFWGFRLYLLTTAEGMPVSWCLANPKLGEREVMTALLARDHRLVRSGQVILADKGFAGREFEAFLTERLGVHLVRPDRKGEPVRHGRLARVRQWIEAVFDTLKGQLSLEHHGGRTLPGVFARTGQRLLALAAGVWHNWTTGAKIKRSLIAFDH
- a CDS encoding antibiotic biosynthesis monooxygenase, with product MPRTTDFPDARRGDAATVLVSPWLVPAAALQRTAADSVLAEWEHRKRPDAMLALTTFLSTDGSHVLNYAQWTDDGAHREWARTVRPAAVGRIDAAITGIRRPGLIRYRRHRSHVPEGPGPRPAFLVTPAFATTGPDAQHALADTVVGTLDREPVPGLLGVHVHLSQDGARVLLYQEWAGASAWRESTGHGAAARLSATIQALEGVLPTPAVCAAPAPADPPTGEHPEARDVPAVPDVPDVPDVPDVPQYRLHASLLNIPAATAGTAATDGRQP